TTCAGGTTGATGCTGGCGCGGCCGTCCAGGAAGCGCTTGCGCAATCCGGTGTTGATCATGACGGTGCCGGACCTCCGGCCCTGGGCGAACTCGCGCGGCGGGTCGTAGTTCATCGTCCCCTGCAACGTCAGGCTGGACCCCACCTGGGCATGCAGGTTGGTGCGCAGCGACCAGCGGGTGGAGCTTCTGCGGTGCTCCTCCTGCAACCAGGTGTCGTCGCGCTCCTCGCGGCGTCCGTTGAGGTGGATGGAGCCGCCCAGCCCATGCCAGTCGCGGATGGACAGCGAGACGGAGGTGCCATAGGAGGAGCTGGAGGCCAGGTTCTCCCAGGTAGTGGTGGAGACACCCAGCTCGTCGACGGTCTTGTGCTCGGTGAACTCGTTTTCGTTCCGTTGATAGAATGGAGCTACCCGCAGGGTGGCAGGACCCCGCCTCCAGCTAGCGTCGAAGCTGAACGAGTGGGTGTACTGCGGTTCGAGGTCGGGGTTGCCGACCCGCCGGTTCATGGGATCGGTCGATCGGTTGGTCGGGTTGAGCAGGTTCGCCGACGGGCGCCTCACCCGCATTGAGTAGGAAGCGCGCAACCGGGAATCGCGGCCGAGCTGATAGGTGAGGTTGGCGCTCGGGAAGAAGCTCAGGTAGTCGCTCCCGAACTCCAGTCCGTCCACGTTCAGGCGGTAAGAGTCGTCCGTGCTCTCGGCGCGGACGCCCAGCTGCGCGCTCAGATCCCCGAAACGGCGCATGGCGGTCAGGTATCCGGCGTGCACCCGCTGACGCTGGGTGAAGCCGCGATCGATCAGCTCCATGTCCTCCTCGGGTGACCCGTCGATCCCGATCCGTCGGAGCTGCCCATCGACGCTTTCCCCGAGCTCGGCCTGGTAGCCGACCTCGATCTGCCCGCGCTCTCCCACGGGGCGGCTGTAGTCGATGCGGATGCCGGTCTCGTTCTCGTTCTCGTTCTGGTCGTCGAGGGTGAGCTCGATGGCTGGATCTTCCTCGGCGAGCTCCTCGAGCAAGCGCTGACGAATGAGGCTCTCCTGCAGGTCGCGGTTGCGCTGGTACTCGACCTCGACCCGTAGGTCGTGCCCCCGCGGCTCGAAGTCGTGCCGCAGGTCGAAAGCGAGATCGACGGAGTGGCCACGCGAGTCATCGGCCGCGATGCGATCGTACTGGTCGGTGATCGTACGATCGACCTGCATCTCCGTGTAGCTGGTGGTCCGATCGGCGTCGAAGAGGTTACCGTTGAAGCGCGACTCGACCGTGAGTCGAGTCTGCTCCGAGAAGGAGTACTCGACCTCGAGGTCGACATTACCCGACCCGCCGGAGCGATTGGAGAATGTCTCCTGCTCCAGCAGGGTGACGGGATCGGCGAGC
Above is a window of Longimicrobiaceae bacterium DNA encoding:
- a CDS encoding TonB-dependent receptor, which produces MIDKLLRQACLVALLLAVAQTVALAQAPTTVTGTVYDALTGEPLPNVQVTAHTIADSAVVASVLSNSAGRFTITGLPAGSYRIGFRLIGFARAERTISTAVATPVVDLGRVPLSLEAVTLDEVTVTAPVEPVIYAPDRDIYAVDAMPAAAGGTATDALAQVPDLEVDINGEVTLRGNTPTIYINGRPAPMQGESLAFFLQQFPAENIQSIEVMPNPSARYEAEGAGGIVNIVLKRGVRLGLTGNVFANVGTRGELGTGARATYMAGDLTVQAGTSARYTRTETSSAELRENLLADPVTLLEQETFSNRSGGSGNVDLEVEYSFSEQTRLTVESRFNGNLFDADRTTSYTEMQVDRTITDQYDRIAADDSRGHSVDLAFDLRHDFEPRGHDLRVEVEYQRNRDLQESLIRQRLLEELAEEDPAIELTLDDQNENENETGIRIDYSRPVGERGQIEVGYQAELGESVDGQLRRIGIDGSPEEDMELIDRGFTQRQRVHAGYLTAMRRFGDLSAQLGVRAESTDDSYRLNVDGLEFGSDYLSFFPSANLTYQLGRDSRLRASYSMRVRRPSANLLNPTNRSTDPMNRRVGNPDLEPQYTHSFSFDASWRRGPATLRVAPFYQRNENEFTEHKTVDELGVSTTTWENLASSSSYGTSVSLSIRDWHGLGGSIHLNGRREERDDTWLQEEHRRSSTRWSLRTNLHAQVGSSLTLQGTMNYDPPREFAQGRRSGTVMINTGLRKRFLDGRASINLNVTDPFDLYRPSVTYFDRGFRESGRERVSIRRASLSLSYSFGGRGRGGGERGWRGRGGWDGD